A window of the Cicer arietinum cultivar CDC Frontier isolate Library 1 chromosome 6, Cicar.CDCFrontier_v2.0, whole genome shotgun sequence genome harbors these coding sequences:
- the LOC101492061 gene encoding putative calcium-transporting ATPase 11, plasma membrane-type, giving the protein MERYLRENFYVQPKRPTEDNLRRWRSAVSVVKNPRRRFRWVANLAQRAEAEQKRKKLQEKIRVALYVQKAALQFINAANRSGNYMLSKQVQEAGFGIEPDELASIVRSHDTKCLEHHEGVEGLAKAVRVSFQEGVSSSDIKHRQNIYGTNRHTEKPSRSLWMFVWDAMQDLTLMILIVCAVVSIGVGISTEGFPKGMYDGVGIILCIILVVLVTSISDYKQSLQFKDLDKEKKNVSIQVTRDSRRQKVSIHDLVVGDIIHLSIGNIVPADGLFISGFSLLIDESSLSGESEAVNVDKQKPFLLSGTTVQDGSAKMLVTSVGMRTEWGRLMETLNEGGDDETPLQVKLNGVATLIGKIGLVFALLTFLVLTGRFLLVKILHNEISKWSLNDASKLLNFFATAVIIIVVAVPEGLPLAVTLSLAFAMKKLMNDKALVRHLSACETMGSAGCICTDKTGTLTTNNMVVDKLWICEQTKAIKTGNRDDNMLKNSVSEEIYDLLLQSIFQNTASEVVKGEDGKIKVMGTPTESALLGFGLILGGDSKFYNEKYKIVKVEPFNSIRKKMSVLVSLPDSSNKTRAFCKGASEIVVKMCDKVVNAEGKVVDLNEQQRKSITEVIDGFASEALRTLCIAFKDIEGSSENIPEDKYVLIAIIGIKDPVRPGVKEAVKTCLQAGITVRMVTGDNINTAKAIARECGILTDGLAIEGPDFRNKTQQEMEQIIPKLQVMARSLPLDKHTLVTHLRNDFNEVVAVTGDGTNDAPALHEADIGFAMGIAGTEVAKENADVIVMDDNFATIVNVTRWGRSVYINIQKFVQFQLTVNVVALMLNFVSACVSGSAPLTAVQMLWVNMIMDTLGALALATEPPNDGLMKRPPIGRNASFITGVMWRNIIGQSIYQTIVLLILKFRGEHILKLNGPDASSILNTVIFNTFVFCQVFNEVNSRDMEKINVFQGLFSSWIFLMVMASTICFQVIIVEFLGAFAQTVPLSRDLWLTSIIIGALSLVVAVALKCIPVPVRNYVSTHHDGYEPLPTGPELA; this is encoded by the exons ATGGAGAGATACCTGAGAGAGAACTTTTACGTGCAGCCAAAGCGCCCCACGGAGGACAACCTTCGGAGATGGAGATCCGCCGTCTCCGTCGTCAAGAATCCTCGCCGCCGTTTCCGATGGGTTGCCAATCTCGCCCAACGCGCCGAAGCCGAACAAAAGCGCAAGAAGCTCCAG GAAAAGATACGAGTTGCTCTTTATGTACAAAAAGCAGCGTTGCAATTTATAAACG CTGCAAACCGCAGTGGCAATTACATGCTCTCCAAACAAGTTCAAGAAGCAGGTTTCGGAATCGAGCCGGACGAATTAGCCTCCATAGTGAGATCACACGACACTAAATGCTTAGAACATCATGAAGGTGTTGAAGGATTAGCGAAAGCAGTCCGCGTATCGTTCCAAGAAGGCGTTAGTTCGAGCGACATAAAACATCGACAAAATATCTATGGAACTAACCGCCATACCGAGAAACCATCCAGGAGTTTATGGATGTTTGTTTGGGATGCAATGCAAGACTTAACACTAATGATTCTTATTGTATGTGCTGTTGTTTCAATTGGTGTTGGAATTTCAACTGAAGGTTTTCCTAAAGGTATGTATGATGGAGTTGGAATCATACTATGTATTATTTTAGTTGTGTTAGTCACTTCAATAAGTGATTATAAACAATCTTTGCAATTTAAGGATTTagataaagaaaagaaaaatgtgagCATTCAAGTTACAAGAGATAGTAGAAGACAAAAAGTTTCAATTCATGATTTGGTTGTTGGTGACATAATTCATCTTTCAATTGGAAATATAGTACCTGCTGATGGATTATTCATATCAGGTTTTAGTTTATTGATTGATGAATCAAGTTTATCAGGTGAAAGTGAAGCTGTGAATGTTGATAAACAAAAACCTTTTCTGTTATCTGGAACAACAGTTCAAGATGGTTCTGCTAAAATGCTTGTTACTTCTGTTGGTATGAGAACTGAATGGGGAAGATTAATGGAAACTTTGAACGAAGGAGGCGACGACGAGACACCTCTTCAGGTTAAATTAAACGGCGTTGCTACGCTTATTGGAAAGATAGGATTAGTTTTTGCATTGTTAACATTTTTGGTTCTTACTGGTAGGTTTTTATTGGTGAAAATATTGCACAATGAAATTTCTAAATGGTCTTTAAATGATGCTTCTAAGCTTTTAAATTTCTTTGCAACTGCTGTTATTATAATTGTTGTTGCTGTTCCTGAGGGTTTACCTTTAGCAGTTACATTAAGTCTTGCATTTGcaatgaagaaattgatgaatgATAAGGCATTGGTTAGACACTTATCTGCATGTGAAACAATGGGTTCTGCTGGTTGTATTTGCACTGACAAAACTGGAACTTTGACTACAAATAATATGGTTGTTGACAAACTATGGATCTGCGAGCAAACTAAGGCGATTAAAACTGGAAATCGCGATGATAATATGTTGAAGAATTCAGTTTCTGAGGAGATTTATGATCTACTTTTGCAGTCTATATTTCAGAATACTGCTTCGGAGGTTGTAAAAGGCGAAGACGGGAAAATCAAGGTAATGGGGACTCCAACAGAATCAGCATTGCTTGgatttggtttgattttagGAGGTGATTCAAAATTTTACAATGAAAAGTATAAGATTGTTAAGGTTGAACCTTTTAATTCAATCAGAAAAAAGATGTCAGTTCTTGTTTCTCTTCCTGATAGCAGCAACAAAACTAGAGCATTTTGTAAAGGGGCATCAGAAATAGTTGTCAAAATGTGTGATAAAGTTGTTAATGCAGAAGGAAAAGTTGTTGATTTGAAtgaacaacaaagaaaaagtaTCACAGAAGTTATTGATGGTTTTGCTTCTGAGGCACTGAGAACACTGTGCATAGCCTTTAAGGATATTGAAGGGTCCTCTGAAAACATTCCTGAGGATAAATATGTTTTGATTGCTATTATTGGAATTAAGGATCCAGTGAGGCCTGGAGTTAAAGAAGCTGTTAAGACTTGTTTACAAGCTGGAATTACTGTTAGAATGGTAACTGGTGATAATATAAACACTGCTAAAGCTATAGCTAGAGAATGTGGTATTTTGACTGATGGGTTGGCCATTGAAGGACCAGATTTCAGGAATAAGACTCAGCAAGAAATGGAACAGATAATACCTAAATTACAG GTGATGGCTCGATCGTTGCCACTTGATAAGCACACTTTAGTGACCCATTTGAGGAATGACTTTAATGAAGTTGTGGCAGTAACAGGTGATGGGACCAATGATGCTCCAGCTTTGCATGAGGCTGATATTGGATTCGCTATGGGTATTGCTGGAACTGAG GTTGCAAAAGAGAATGCGGATGTGATTGTAATGGATGATAACTTTGCCACCATAGTGAATGTTACAAGATGGGGCCGTTCTGTTTATATCAACATACAAAAGTTTGTTCAGTTCCAGTTAACAGTTAATGTTGTAGCTCTCATGCTGAATTTTGTTTCAGCTTGTGTTTCAG GTTCTGCTCCTCTTACTGCTGTTCAAATGCTTTGGGTAAACATGATTATGGACACACTTGGTGCATTGGCATTGGCTACAGAACCCCCTAATGATGGGTTAATGAAGAGGCCACCAATTGGAAGAAATGCAAGTTTCATTACAGGGGTCATGTGGAGGAACATAATTGGTCAAAGCATTTATCAAACCATTGTCCTTTTGATTCTTAAATTTCGTGGGGAACATATTCTCAAACTCAATGGACCTGATGCTTCCTCTATTTTGAATACTGTTATATTCAACACCTTTGTCTTTTGCCAG GTATTCAACGAGGTAAACAGCCGAGACATGGAGAAGATTAATGTTTTTCAAGGCCTATTCAGTAGCTGGATTTTTCTGATGGTAATGGCTTCAACAATATGCTTTCAAGTCATAATAGTTGAATTTCTTGGTGCATTTGCTCAAACAGTGCCACTGAGTCGAGACCTGTGGTTAACCAGTATCATTATTGGTGCGTTAAGTTTAGTAGTAGCTGTTGCTCTAAAGTGCATTCCAGTTCCTGTCAGAAATTACGTCTCAACTCATCATGATGGTTACGAGCCACTCCCCACTGGACCAGAGCTGGCATGA
- the LOC101494869 gene encoding F-box/FBD/LRR-repeat protein At4g26340-like isoform X1 codes for MAESSSKQKKLDENTSIMNIDRISSLPDSVLCHILSFLTAKTCVATSLLSRRWRHVWENIQVLEFREDFHDCYEDDDDFEQFKQFSVLVNGVLTLRRSRDIRKFVLSCRHTHEDMFYANSVATWVRVAIGPRLEELELSLFSSDGEAFVMPYNLFTCTNLVSLSLCGGIHVKLHSSTKINLPSLKILQLDIDSVDCIDTLLSGCSTLESLDICFAPKCLSTIRMPHSLKSLKIGVENNDIGTHFEIVSPGLEYLSINQITAFGPITVCNFPEVTQVFLDVFSLEESVNALLNLLLAISATNTLELRRSTTKEPSPLQIWVEPTSAPQCIVSVLDVFYIRGFQGYGDEVEFVAYLLRKGLVLTRIHVICSDVFTDERTKYRILKRLSFVPRASTKCKLIFE; via the exons atggCAGAATCAAGctcaaaacaaaagaaattagATGAAAACACAAGTATTATGAATATTGATAGAATTAGTAGTCTACCAGACTCTGTTTTGTGTCACATTTTATCGTTCCTCACAGCAAAAACGTGTGTAGCAACAAGCCTTCTATCTCGTAGGTGGCGTCATGTTTGGGAAAACATTCAAGTGTTGGAATTCCGCGAGGATTTTCATGATTGCTAcgaagatgatgatgattttgaacAGTTCAAACAATTTTCTGTTCTTGTTAATGGTGTGCTCACTCTAAGAAGGTCACGTGACATACGAAAGTTTGTTCTTTCGTGTCGGCATACACATGAGGATATGTTTTATGCCAACTCTGTTGCCACATGGGTTCGTGTTGCCATTGGGCCTCGACTTGAAGAATTAGAGCTTAGTCTTTTTTCAAGTGATGGAGAGGCCTTTGTGATGCCTTACAATCTCTTCACTTGCACCAACCTTGTCTCTCTAAG TTTGTGCGGTGGAATCCATGTGAAATTGCACagttcaacaaaaattaatttgccATCACTAAAGATTTTGCAACTGGACATCGACTCTGTGGATTGTATTGACACCCTTCTCTCTGGCTGTTCTACACTGGAAAGTTTGGATATTTGTTTTGCTCCTAAATGTTTGTCCACAATTCGCATGCCACATTCTTTGAAGAGTTTGAAAATAGGTGTTGAGAATAATGATATTGGAACTCACTTTGAAATTGTTTCACCCGGACTCGAATACCTCAGCATAAATCAAATCACAGCATTTGGCCCTATCACTGTTTGTAACTTCCCAGAGGTGACTCAAGTGTTTCTTGATGTCTTTTCACTCGAAGAATCTGTCAACGCTTTACTTAATCTTCTCCTAGCTATCTCCGCAACAAATACATTAGAGCTTCGTCGTTCCACAACAAAG GAGCCATCACCTTTACAAATTTGGGTGGAGCCAACAAGTGCTCCTCAATGTATAGTATCTGTGTTGGACGTGTTTTACATTAGAGGATTTCAAGGTTATGGAGATGAGGTGGAATTTGTTGCATATCTTTTAAGGAAAGGACTTGTTTTGACCAGAATCCATGTTATATGTTCAGATGTCTTCACAGATGAGAGGACAAAATACCGAATTCTCAAAAGACTATCTTTTGTACCAAGGGCTTCTACCAAGTGTAAGCTTATATTTGAGTGA
- the LOC101494869 gene encoding F-box/FBD/LRR-repeat protein At4g26340-like isoform X2 — MAESSSKQKKLDENTSIMNIDRISSLPDSVLCHILSFLTAKTCVATSLLSRRWRHVWENIQVLEFREDFHDCYEDDDDFEQFKQFSVLVNGVLTLRRSRDIRKFVLSCRHTHEDMFYANSVATWVRVAIGPRLEELELSLFSSDGEAFVMPYNLFTCTNLVSLSLCGGIHVKLHSSTKINLPSLKILQLDIDSVDCIDTLLSGCSTLESLDICFAPKCLSTIRMPHSLKSLKIGVENNDIGTHFEIVSPGLEYLSINQITAFGPITVCNFPEVTQVFLDVFSLEESVNALLNLLLAISATNTLELRRSTTKWLLHSPVLNFPEFDNLYSLKLILPFFNSGFLLNLLWNCPVVQLLDIDIDYEPSPLQIWVEPTSAPQCIVSVLDVFYIRGFQGYGDEVEFVAYLLRKGLVLTRIHVICSDVFTDERTKYRILKRLSFVPRASTKCKLIFE; from the exons atggCAGAATCAAGctcaaaacaaaagaaattagATGAAAACACAAGTATTATGAATATTGATAGAATTAGTAGTCTACCAGACTCTGTTTTGTGTCACATTTTATCGTTCCTCACAGCAAAAACGTGTGTAGCAACAAGCCTTCTATCTCGTAGGTGGCGTCATGTTTGGGAAAACATTCAAGTGTTGGAATTCCGCGAGGATTTTCATGATTGCTAcgaagatgatgatgattttgaacAGTTCAAACAATTTTCTGTTCTTGTTAATGGTGTGCTCACTCTAAGAAGGTCACGTGACATACGAAAGTTTGTTCTTTCGTGTCGGCATACACATGAGGATATGTTTTATGCCAACTCTGTTGCCACATGGGTTCGTGTTGCCATTGGGCCTCGACTTGAAGAATTAGAGCTTAGTCTTTTTTCAAGTGATGGAGAGGCCTTTGTGATGCCTTACAATCTCTTCACTTGCACCAACCTTGTCTCTCTAAG TTTGTGCGGTGGAATCCATGTGAAATTGCACagttcaacaaaaattaatttgccATCACTAAAGATTTTGCAACTGGACATCGACTCTGTGGATTGTATTGACACCCTTCTCTCTGGCTGTTCTACACTGGAAAGTTTGGATATTTGTTTTGCTCCTAAATGTTTGTCCACAATTCGCATGCCACATTCTTTGAAGAGTTTGAAAATAGGTGTTGAGAATAATGATATTGGAACTCACTTTGAAATTGTTTCACCCGGACTCGAATACCTCAGCATAAATCAAATCACAGCATTTGGCCCTATCACTGTTTGTAACTTCCCAGAGGTGACTCAAGTGTTTCTTGATGTCTTTTCACTCGAAGAATCTGTCAACGCTTTACTTAATCTTCTCCTAGCTATCTCCGCAACAAATACATTAGAGCTTCGTCGTTCCACAACAAAG TGGCTACTTCATTCTCCAGTTCTAAATTTTCCAGAATTTGACAATCTATATAGCTTGAAACTTATTCTTCCATTTTTCAACTCGGGATTTCTGCTAAATTTGCTTTGGAACTGTCCTGTGGTTCAACTTCTTGACATTGATATTGACTAT GAGCCATCACCTTTACAAATTTGGGTGGAGCCAACAAGTGCTCCTCAATGTATAGTATCTGTGTTGGACGTGTTTTACATTAGAGGATTTCAAGGTTATGGAGATGAGGTGGAATTTGTTGCATATCTTTTAAGGAAAGGACTTGTTTTGACCAGAATCCATGTTATATGTTCAGATGTCTTCACAGATGAGAGGACAAAATACCGAATTCTCAAAAGACTATCTTTTGTACCAAGGGCTTCTACCAAGTGTAAGCTTATATTTGAGTGA